A window from Cryptomeria japonica chromosome 1, Sugi_1.0, whole genome shotgun sequence encodes these proteins:
- the LOC131027921 gene encoding CBL-interacting serine/threonine-protein kinase 3 codes for MYCRKMFEACIKLISKTCKTDHNVKNRVGKYELVRTIGQGAFAKVKLARNMETGKLVAIKVIEKAKVVNGRKADQIKREISIMKLVKHPNVVELYEVMASKSRIYLVMEYLQGGDLSELIAYQTKLEEEEARAYFHQLVLGLDFCQSRGVCHRDLKPQNLLLDGHGNLKIADFGLSALPDQARQDGLLHTACGTPTYAAPELISNRGYDGTKADLWSCGVILFFLLAGYLPFSNFNHSKLHINSFRFKCPSWFSSNVKDVLHRLLEPDPNRRMTMQELKECDWFKNGTPPHLKECNILNIDDSEMEMQNQGAAFDDEDQLQLREKQPNPAMLNAFELISMCPGLNLSGLFQEGKELKHQGSRFTSKFSASDIISRLEEISKSLGLKMKRTQCRIQMQGSKIAIVAQVFQVAPSLLLVELSKVGGDELEYEKFYHQKLRSTLGEVVWAWTNF; via the coding sequence ATGTATTGCCGAAAAATGTTTGAAGCTTGCATCAAACTGATATCAAAGACCTGCAAGACTGATCATAATGTGAAGAATAGAGTAGGAAAGTATGAGCTTGTTAGAACAATAGGTCAGGGTGCTTTTGCTAAAGTCAAGCTTGCTAGAAACATGGAAACAGGAAAGCTTGTGGCCATCAAGGTCATAGAAAAAGCTAAGGTGGTCAATGGAAGGAAAGCAGACCAAATCAAGAGAGAAATTTCAATAATGAAATTAGTGAAGCATCCAAATGTGGTGGAACTGTATGAAGTAATGGCTAGCAAGTCAAGAATATATCTAGTCATGGAGTATCTACAGGGAGGAGATCTCTCAGAGCTAATTGCTTACCAAACAAAGCTAGAGGAGGAAGAAGCCAGAGCCTATTTTCATCAATTGGTTTTGGGTCTAGATTTTTGTCAGAGTCGTGGAGTCTGCCATAGAGACCTAAAGCCTCAAAATCTCTTGCTTGATGGCCATGGTAATCTTAAGATTGCAGACTTTGGCTTGAGTGCACTGCCTGATCAAGCAAGGCAAGATGGGCTCCTCCATACTGCCTGTGGTACCCCTACTTATGCAGCCCCGGAGCTAATATCCAACAGGGGATATGATGGAACCAAGGCAGACCTGTGGTCATGTGGAGTCATTTTGTTCTTTCTCTTAGCAGGCTATTTGCCATTCAGTAATTTCAATCACAGCAAGCTGCACATTAATAGCTTCAGGTTCAAATGCCCTTCATGGTTCTCTTCAAATGTGAAAGATGTACTTCATAGATTGTTGGAACCAGATCCCAATAGAAGAATGACCATGCAAGAGCTCAAGGAGTGTGACTGGTTCAAAAACGGCACACCCCCACATCTGAAGGAGTGCAATATTTTGAATATAGATGACAGTGAAATGGAAATGCAAAATCAGGGTGCAGCTTTTGATGATGAAGATCAACTACAATTGAGGGAGAAGCAACCTAATCCTGCAATGCTGAATGCTTTTGAGCTTATATCAATGTGCCCTGGATTGAATCTGTCTGGATTATTCCAGGAAGGAAAAGAACTGAAACATCAAGGGTCAAGGTTTACATCAAAATTCTCTGCCTCAGACATCATTTCAAGACTTGAGGAGATTTCAAAAAGCTTGGGCTTGAAGATGAAGAGGACACAATGCAGGATACAGATGCAAGGGTCTAAGATAGCTATTGTTGCACAAGTGTTCCAAGTTGCACCTTCCCTACTGTTGGTTGAGCTTAGCAAGGTTGGAGGAGATGAATTGGAGTATGAAAAGTTTTATCATCAGAAGCTTAGATCAACTTTGGGTGAGGTTGTCTGGGCATGGACAAACTTCTAG